The genomic interval CCTCGGGAACGGGGCGCATCTTAAGGGGGAGGGAATCACGTGTCAACTGCGGATGTGAAAAAATTTCTACAGTACTGACAGACACTTGCGGCACCAGCACGACATACCAGGGTTCGTCGGGGTCGACCGGGGTCAGTTGTTCGCCGACACCCTGGGCGAATGCCGCGTGGCCGCGAACGAATACCGGCACGTCGGCGCCCAGGCTCAGGCCCAAGGCCGCCAGGCGGTCTTCATCCCAGCCCAGTTGCCATAAGTGCGCCAGCGCCAGCAGGGTGGTCGCGGCATCCGAGCTGCCGCCACCGATACCTCCGCCCATGGGCAAGACCTTGGTCAGCCAGATGTCGGCGCCAAGCGTTGTGCCGGATTGCGCTTGCAGTTTGCGTGCGGCGCGTACGATCAGGTTGCTGTCGTGGGGCACCGCCTCGATGTCGGTGTGCAGGTGGATCACACCGTCTTCACGCAGGGCGAAGGTCAATTCGTCAGCGTGGTCGAGAAATTGGAAGACGGTTTCCAGCTCGTGGTAACCGTCAGGGCGGCGGCCGATGATGTGCAGCCACAGGTTGAGCTTGGCCGGGGCCGGCAGGGTGAGCGTGTTCATCGATCAGTGCCCCAGCTGGCGTGGCTGCCAATCCTTGACCACCAGGGTCACGTCGAGGTCCTTGCCGTGCAGTTTCAGGCGCTCGGGCAGCCAGTAGCCATTCTGCTCGGTATAGCTCAGGTACTGGACCTGCCAGCCATCCTGATCGAGGCTGGCCAGGCGGCTGTCGCCGTCCAGGGTCAGCTTGCTCTTGCTGTCGGGCGCGGGCAGGCCACGCACCCACCAGACCAAGTGCGAAACCGGCAATTGCCAGCCCAGTTGTTCTTCCAGCAGGGCCTCGGGGCTGGTCGCTTCGTAGCGGCCCTGGTTGGCCACTTCCAGCACCACGCCACCGGGGCGGCCGGTCAGGCGGGCGGCGCCACGGCCCAATGGGCCTGCCAGGCGGATGTCGTAATAGTCCTGGCGTTGCAGCCAGAACAACGTGCCGCTGCCGGAATCGCGCGGGGCGCGGATGCCGACCTTGCCGTTGATCTGCCAGCCATCCAGGGTGCTGAGTTGCGCCTTGTGCTGGCGCCACTGCTGCGGGTCGCCTTGGCCCTGCAGGGCTTCGCGGCTACCGAAGCCAGCACAGCCCGCGAGCAGGGCGATCAGGGTGAAGGTGATGAAATGGCGCAGGAACATGGCGTTAAAGGGTCTCTGATCCGGTCAGGCGCAGTACGGTCTTGCGCAGGATAGGGCTGTCGGGTTGGGCTTCGAAGGCCTTGGCCCAGACCTGGCGGGCTTCACGGCGCTTGCCGTTGGCCCACAGGACTTCGCCCAGGTGAGCGGCCACTTCATGGTCGGGGAAGCGCGCCAGGGCCTGGCGCAGGTAGCCTTCGGCTTCGTCGAGTTTGCCCTGGCGGTAAGCGACCCAGCCCAGGCTGTCGAGCACGGCCGGGTCGTCCGGCGTCAGCTGGTGGGCTTTGTCGATCAGCGCCTTGGCTTCGGCGTAGCGGGTGGTGCGGTCGGCCAGGGTGTAACCCAGGGCGTTCAGCGCCATGGCGTTTTCGGGTTCGCGGGCGATGATGGCGCGCAGGTCTTTTTCCATCTGCGGCAGGTCGTCACGCTTTTCGGCCAGCATGGCGCGGGTGTACAGCAGGTTGAGGTCGTCCGGGTAGCGTTGGATGGCCTGCTGCAGCACCTGGTTGGCCTGGGCATCCTTGTTGTTGTTGCTGTAGCTCTCCGATTCGATCAGGTACAGCTGCACAGCGACGTCCGGCTGCGCCTCGCGGGCTTCGGCGAGCAGGCGCGAGGCCTCGCTGCCGCGGCCGTTGGCAATCAGGATGTCGGCCTGGCGCAGTTGCGCCGGCAGGTAGTCGGGGCCGGGGCCGACCAAGGCGTATTCGCGCAAGGCGGCTTCAGGGTCGTGGCGCTCTTCGCGGATGCGGCCCAGGTTCAGGTGGGCGGCATCGACGTTGCTGTCACGCTCGATCAGCTCCTGCAGGTAGCCTTCGGCCTCATCCCAGTCTTTGTTTTCAAGGCATACCAGGGCTAGGGAGTAACGCAGCTCGTCGTCCTCGGGGTACTGCTGGACCAAGCTGATGAACTCGCTTTTGGCATCGGCCATGCGGTCCTGCTCGACCAGGGTACGGGCGTAGGTCAGGCGCAGGCGTTTGTCATCCGGGTTGTCGCGGATCGCACCGCGCAACAAGGGCAGGGCCTCTTTGCCGCGGTCCAGGGCCTGGAGCAGCCGGGCGCGCAGCAGGACCGGTGCGATCTCGCCGTCTTGCGGCGGGTGCGCCTCGAGCAGCTCAAGCGCTTCTTCGGTCTTGCCGTCCTGGTTCAGCAGCAGCGCCTTGCCGAACACCAGTTGGCCGTTGTCCGGGTATTTGACCAGCAGGCGTTCGAAGCTCTGCAGCAAGCCGTCGCGGGTGCTCTGGTCGGTCTCGGCGGCGGACAGGGCGAGGAAGTCGAAATGGGTATCGCCCTGGCCCTGCAGGACTTTCTCCATGTACACCATGGCATCGTCGTAGCGCCCGGCACGGGCCAACTGGATGGCGGCGGCGCGTTGGGCGTCGAGGTTGTCCGGGTCGTTGCGGGCCCAGACCAGGGCGTTGTCCAAGGCCGGCTCGTCGGCGCCGAGGTATTCGGCGATACGGTAGGCACGCTCGGAGACGCCAGGGTCCTGGGTCTTTTCGGCCTGGTCGGTGTAGTTGGCCAGGGCGATGTCGAAGCGGTTGCGCTGGCCGGCCAGCTCCGCGACCAGCAGGCTATAAAGGGTGTCTTGCTTGAACGAACCGTACACCACGGTTTTTTCGGCCTCGCCTGTGCCCGCCTCGGCAACGGGAGGCTCGGCTTTTTGCGGGGCCAGGCTCTGGCAACCCTGGAGCAGGGCGAAGGCAAGCAGCAGTGCGTAGGGTCTGTTCATAAAAAGGCTTAAAAGGACTCACCGGCGGTCGGAGCATGATGACACAAGCGCGGTGGCAAACCCACCTGCGAAGCATTTGGTTAACTGCGACCATGGCAGGGGCAAGCAGGTTCCGCCGCCTCTGTAGGAGCGGCCTTGCGTCGCGAAAGGGGCGCGAAGTGCCCCCAGTCGTTTCCATAGCCATGCTGAAATACCGGGGCTGCTGCGCAGCCCTTTCGCGACACAAGGCCGCTCCTACACGACAATAGCGAACGGTGGTTGTTCTGGAACCTGCGAAAGAGGACAATTATCGGCTTCTCGTCACAACCAGCGACCTTGCATGGCCTTTCTTGCACTTGGTATCAACCATAAGACTGCCTCGGTAGACGTACGCGAGCGCGTGGCGTTTACCCCAGAGCAGCTGGTGGACGCCCTGCAGCAGCTCTGCCGACTGACCGCCAGCCGTGAAGCGGCGATCCTGTCGACTTGCAACCGTAGCGAGCTTTATATAGAGCAGGACCACTTGTCTGCCGACGCGGTGCTGCATTGGCTGGCCGATTATCACCGCCTGAGCCTGGATGAACTGCGCGCCAGCGCCTACATCCATGAAGAGCACGACGCTGTGCGGCACATGATGCGGGTGGCCTCGGGCCTCGACTCGCTGGTGCTTGGCGAGCCGCAGATTCTCGGCCAGATGAAGTCCGCCTACGCCGTGGCGCGTGAGGCCGGCACTGTCGGCCCGCTGCTCGGGCGCCTGTTCCAGGCCACCTTCAGTGCCGCCAAGCAGGTGCGCACCGACACCGCGATCGGCGAGAACCCGGTCTCGGTGGCGTTCGCCGCAGTGAGCCTGGCGCGGCAGATCTTCAGTGACCTGGGCCGCAGCCAGGCGCTGCTGATTGGCGCCGGCGAGACCATCACCCTGGTCGCCCGCCACCTCCACGAGCAAGGCGTGCGGCGTATCGTCGTGGCCAACCGGACCCTGGAGCGCGCCAGTACCCTGGCCGAGCAGTTTGGCGCCCATGCCGTGCTGCTGGCCGACATCCCGCAAGAGCTGGCCAACAGCGACATCGTCATCAGCTCCACCGCCAGCCAGTTGCCGATCCTCGGCAAGGGCGCGGTCGAGAGCGCGCTGAAGCAACGCCGGCACAAGCCGATCTTCATGGTCGACATCGCCGTCCCGCGTGACATCGAGCCCGAAGTCGGCGAACTCGACGACGTTTACCTCTACACCGTCGATGACCTGCACGATGTGGTCGCAGAAAACCTCAAGAGCCGCCAGGGCGCTGCCCAGGCCGCCGAAGAGCTGGTGTCGGTGGGCGCCGAAGACTTTATGGTGCGCCTGCGCGAGCTGGCTGCGGTGGACGTGCTCAAGGCCTACCGCCAGCAAAGCGAGCGGCTGCGTGATGAAGAACTGCAAAAAGCCCAGCGTCTGCTGGCCAACGGCGGCAACCCCGAAGACGTGCTGGCCCAACTGGCCCGGGGCCTGACCAACAAACTCCTGCACGCCCCCAGCGTGCAGCTGAAAAAGCTCTCGGCCGAGGGCCGCCTCGATGCGCTGGCCATGGCCCAGGAACTCTTTGCCCTCAACGAGGGCTCGACGGACAAATCCTCGCAATGAAAGCGTCGCTGCTGAACAAACTGGATATCATCCAGGACCGCTTCGAAGAACTGACCGCACTGCTCGGTGACGCTGAAGTCATCTCCGACCAGACGCGTTTCCGCGCCTATTCCCGCGAATACGCCGAAGTCGAGCCGGTCTACGCTGCCTATCAAGCGTGGCGCAAAGTCCAGGACGACCTCGAAGGCGCCCAGGCGCTGCTCAAGGACAGCGACCCGGACATGCGTGAAATGGCCGTGGAAGAAGTGCGCGAAGCCAAGGAGCAATTGCTGACGCTGGAAGCCCAGCTGCAACGCATGCTGCTGCCCAAGGACCCTAACGATGGGCGCAACGTGTTCCTCGAAATCCGCGCCGGCACCGGTGGCGACGAGGCGGCGATCTTTTCGGGCGACTTGTTCCGCATGTATTCGCGCTATGCCGAGAAGCGTGGCTGGCGCTTGGAGATTCTTTCCGAGAACGAAGGCGAACACGGCGGCTACAAGGAAATCATTGCCCGCGTCGAAGGCGAAAGCGTGTACGGCAAGCTCAAGTTCGAATCGGGCGCACACCGGGTGCAGCGCGTGCCGGAAACTGAGTCCCAAGGCCGTATCCACACCTCGGCGTGCACCGTGGCGGTGCTGCCCGAGCCCGACGAGCAGGCCGCGATCGAAATCAACCCGGCCGATTTGCGCGTGGACACCTACCGCGCCTCCGGCGCCGGCGGCCAGCACATCAACAAGACCGACTCGGCCGTGCGCATCACCCACTTGCCCACCGGTATGGTGGTCGAGTGCCAGGAAGAACGTTCGCAGCACAAAAACCGCGCCCGCGCCATGTCCTGGCTGTCGGCCAAGCTCAACGACATGCAGACCAGCGCCGCACAGAACGCCATTGCCAGTGAGCGCAAGCTGCTGGTGGGCTCCGGTGACCGCTCCGAGCGTATCCGCACCTACAATTATCCACAGGGCCGGGTCACCGATCACCGCATCAACCTGACCTTGTATTCGCTGGACGACATCCTCGCCGGTGGCGTAGACGCCGTGATCGAACCGCTGTTGGCCGAATACCAGGCCGATCAACTGGCCGCCTTGGGGGACTGATGACCATCATCGCCAGCTTGCTGCGCAACGCGCAGTTGCCCGAATCGCCCACCGAGCGGCTGGATGCCGAACTGTTGCTGGCTGCGGCCATCGGCAAGTCGCGCAGCTACCTGCATACCTGGCCCGAGCGCATCGTCAGCAGCGAAGCGGCCGACACCTACGCCGGTTACCTGCAGCGCCGCCGTAGTGGCGAGCCGGTCGCCTATATCCTCGGGCAGCAAGGGTTCTGGAACATCGACCTGGAAGTGGCGCCGCATACACTGATCCCGCGTCCGGACACCGAGCTGCTGGTCGAAACTGCCCTTGAGCTTCAGCCAGCAACCCCGGCCAAGGTGCTCGACCTGGGCACCGGGACTGGGGCCATTGCCCTGGCGTTGGCCGGCGATCGCCCGGCCTGGCAGGTGACGGCGGTAGACCGGGTGGAGGAGGCGGTCGCGTTGGCCGAGCGTAATCGCCAACGCCTGGGGCTCGCTAACGTCCAAGTGCGTGTCAGCCACTGGTTCGATGGCCTGGGCGATGCGCGCTTTGACCTGATTGTCAGCAACCCGCCGTACATCGCCAGTGAAGACCCGCACCTGGTCGCCGGCGACGTGCGCTTCGAACCCAGCAGCGCGCTGGTGGCGGGCACCGATGGCCTGGACGACCTGCGGGTGATTGCCGCCCAGGCGCCACGTCACCTGCTGCCAGGTGGCTGGTTGTTGTTGGAGCACGGCTACGATCAGGCCGCAGCGGTGCGTGCCTTGCTGGCTGAACACGGCTTTAGCGAGGTGGCCAGCCGCACGGACCTGGGCCGCCATGAACGCATTACCCTGGGGCGCCTGCCATGCTGACTGATCAGGAACTGTTGCGCTACAGCCGGCAGGTCTTGCTGGCGCAGATCGATATCGACGGCCAACTGCGGCTCAAGCAGAGCAAGGCCCTGATCGTCGGCCTCGGTGGCTTGGGCTCGCCTGTCGCGCTTTACCTGGCTGCGGCGGGCGTGGGTGAGCTGCACCTGGCGGACTTCGACACCGTTGACCTGACCAACCTGCAACGCCAGGTGATCCACGACAGCGCCAGCGTCGGCATGAGCAAGGTGGACTCGGCGCTGCAGCGCCTGGAGGCGATCAACCCAGAGATCAGCCTGGTCGCTCATCGCCAGGCGTTGGACGAGGACTCGCTGGCCGCTGCGGTGGCGGCGGTCGACCTGGTGCTGGACTGCTCCGACAACTTTTCTACCCGCGAGGCGGTCAACGCTGCGTGCGTTGCTGCCGGTAAACCGCTGGTCAGTGGCGCGGCGATCCGCCTCGAAGGCCAGCTGTCGGTGTTCGACCCGCGGCGTGACTACAGCCCTTGCTACCACTGCCTGTATGGCCATGGCAGCGAGGCTGAACTGACCTGCAGCGAAGCCGGTGTAATCGGCCCGCTGGTGGGGCTGGTAGGTAGCCTGCAGGCCCTGGAAGCCATGAAACTCTTGGCGGGGTTTGGCGAGCCGCTGGTGGGCCGCCTATTGCTGATCGATGCCCTCGGCACGCGCATTCGTGAGCTGCGGGTCAAGCGCGACCCGGCTTGCGCGGTCTGTGGCAAGCGCGATGGCTGAGCGTTCGGCGCCGATTGGCGTAATGGATTCGGGGGTCGGCGGTTTGTCGGTACTGGCCGAGATCCAGCGCCTGCTGCCTAACGAATCACTGCTGTATGTGGCCGATTGCGGGCACGTGCCTTACGGTGAAAAGTCGGCGGATTACATCCGCCAGCGCTGCCGGCGTATTGCCGAGTTCTTCCAGCAGCAGGGCGCCAAGGCCTTTGTCTTGGCCTGTAATACCGCGACAGTGGCGGCCGTTGCCGACCTGCGTGAGCTGTACCCGCAATGGCCGCTGGTGGGCATGGAGCCAGCGGTAAAGCCGGCTGCTGCAGCCACCCGCTCCGGTGTAGTCGGCGTGCTGGCCACGACCGGCACCTTGCAGAGCGCCAAGTTTGCGGCGTTGCTCGACCGCTTCGCCAGCGATGTGCGCGTGGTCACCCAGCCTTGCCCCGGCCTGGTCGAGCGGATCGAAACCGGCGACCTGAGCAGCCCGGCCTTGCGCCAGTTGTTGCTCGGCTACGTGCAGCCGCTGCTGGCGGCTGGCTGCGACACGCTGATCCTGGGTTGCACGCATTACCCCTTCCTGCGCCCGCTGCTGGCCGACATGGTGCCGGCGGACGTGGCCATCATCGATACCGGCGCCGCCGTGGCGCGTCAATTGCAGCGTCTGCTGGGCGCCAGCGACCTGCTGGCTGAGGGCCCGGCAGTGGGCACCCGCTTCTGGACCAGTGCCGACCCACAATCCCTGAGAAAAATCCTACCGTTGCTGTGGCAGAAGTCCGACAGTGTGCAACGCTTTACGTTGTGAAAAAAACGTGAAAATTAGCTGAACTATCGTACCACTGCCGATTTCTACAGATTTGCCTGACACGAGGCGAACACTAACAACAGCATTAGGAAGAAGGATGTTTCTTATGAGGAAACTGCTCGGCTTGGCGGCGGCTGCCGTCTTTACCTTGGGGCAAGCAGTGTCGGCGCAGGCGGCTGATGTTTCATTTTCGGTGGGGCAGACGGGTGACTCGACCATGGTCTACCGGCTGGGCCTGCAATCGAACTGGGACGCGAGCTGGTGGCAGACCAGCGTTGGCCGCCTGACCGGGTATTGGGATGGGGCTTACACCTACTGGGATGGCGACAAGACGGCGAGCAACCACAGCCTGTCGTTCGCACCGGTATTCGTTTATGAGTTTGCGGGGGATTCGGTAAAGCCCTATATCGAGGCCGGGATTGGCGTCGCGGCCTTTTCCAGCACCGAGCTTGAAAGCAATGAGCTGGGCTCGGCGTTCCAATTCGAAGACCGAATCGGTTTTGGTCTGCGCTTTGCGGGCGGGCATGAAATTGGTGTACGGGCCATTCACTATTCCAATGCTGGCATCAAGCAACCTAACGACGGCGTAGAGAGCTACAGCCTGCATTACCGCATGGCACTCTAAGCTGCCCCGCACCCTTGTAGGAGCAGCCTTTTGCTGCGAAGAGGCCGGTGATAACAGCCGAGATTCTTTGTAATTTCACCGGCCTCTTCGCAGCACAAGGCTGCTCCTACAGGTACAGCGTTTCCAGTACTTGACGGTGTAGAGAGTTACAGCCTGCACTACCGCATGGCACTCTAAGCTGCTCCTACAAGATCAGGGCCGTAGTGGCCACAAGCTGCTCAGGTCCAGCGTCTCCAGCACCAATTCCGGCTCGCGTTGCGGTAACCGCCGCAACAGTTCTTCGGCAGCACTCTGCGGCGTCCACGCCTCGGGTATCGCTTGCGCTGTTGTCACGGGTGTCTTCAACGATTGCGGCCCCACTACTGTCAAGCTGATCTGCAGCTTTTCCAGTACCTGACGTTGCTCGCGAAACCACTGGGCAGTGCTGTTCAAGCCGCTGGCAACCTGGGTGGGTGCAAACAGCTGCGAGGCCGAGTAGCGATTGAGGATGGCCATTACCTGAGGTGCATCACCCTTCGTCAGTAGCGGCAAGGCACTGGCCAGGCAACGTTCGCTGGCCACCAGGTTGCTGCTGGCGATGGCCTCGAACAGCTCGTCATCGGCCACGTCGTCGGCCAGGTAATCACTGGTGCCGGCATTGATGATCAGGCAATCCAGCGAACCCCAAGCATCCAGCAACAATGTGCTGGATGCATCGGCCTGTTCCAGTACCTGCAACTCCCCCGGCAGCCGCACCAACTGCGGGGCGAAACGTTCGCCCAGTGTATCCAGTGCTTCGCATTCCCTGGCACTGGCGGCCACCCGATGCCCTTGCTCGAGCAGCCGCTCTACCAAAGCCAGCCCTAATCCGTTACTGGCCCCTGTTACCCAGAAACTGCGAGTACTGTTCACGATACTGCCCCCTGATCCTGCCGGCGCGGAAGGCCTTTGAAGGCTTCCAATGCACGCTGGCGACTGCTGCCGAGATCGACTATTGGATTGTGATACGAATTAGGTGCAAAAAGATCCGCAGCCTTTACGGGCTGATGAATGGCTTTCTCATCCAGTGCTTGCAATTCCGGTACCCAGTGGCGAATGAATCGCCCTTGCGGGTCGAAGCGCTGAGACTGCGAAACCGGGTTGAAGATGCGGAAGTAGGGCACTGCATCGGTCCCGGTGGACGCGCTCCATTGCCAGCCACCATTGTTGGCCGCCAGGTCACCGTCTATCAGATGGCGCATGAAATGCCGTTCGCCTTTGCGCCAGTCGATCAGCAGGTTCTTGCTGAGAAACATGGCAACGATCATGCGCAGGCGGTTGTGCATCCACCCGGTGTCCAGCAACTGGCGCATGGCGGCATCGATGATCGGGAAGCCGGTGCGCCCCTGTTCCCAGGCCGCGAGGTCTTCAGGCGCATCGCGCCATGGCAAGGCTTCGGTGTGGGTGCGGAAGGCGCGGTGCCGGGAGACCTGGGGATAACCCGTCAGGATGTGCTTGTAGAACTCCCGCCACAGCAGCTCGTTAATCCAGGTTTGGACGCCCGTGCTGCCGCTGTCGAACTCGCCCCGGTTGCACGCCAGGGCGCCGTGCAGGCATTGCCGGGGCGAGATTACCCCAGCGGCCAGATAAGCCGAGAGCTGGCTGGTGCCCGGCTTGGCGGGGAGGTCGCGCAAGGAGTGGTAGTCCTCCACTGCTTCATCCAGAAAGCGCGTCAGGCGGCTCTGCGCCTCGGCTTCCCCTGCTGGCCAGTGGTCGCTCAAGGTGCGCGGCGGTGTGTCGAAGCCCTCTATTTGCTCGGGTATGGGGTCGCTGGCGATCTTCAGGGGCGACTGCGGTTTAACCCGAGGGGCTAACGCCGGGAGGCTGCGGTGCAAGTGTTCGAGGCAGTTTTTCTTGAATTGGCTGAAGACCTGGAAGTAGTCACCACTGCGAGTGAGGACCGTGCCTGGGCGGAAGAACAACTGGTCGAGGTAGCTGTGCGCCTGGATGGCTGACTGTTCCAGCAGTGCCCGCGTAGCCTGGTCGCGGCGCTCTTCGTTGATGCCGTACTCCTCGTTCCAGTGCACGCCCTCGACCCGGTGCTGACGGCAGGCGTCCAACACGGCCTGTGGCGCCTGATCCCACGTATCGACGGTGCGGATCAGCAACGGGATGTTGAGGGCCTCCAGCGACTGACGCAGCGTGCGCAGGTTGCGCAGCCAAAAGTCGACTTTGCAGGCGGCGTCGTCATGCGCCTGCCACTGGCCGGGGCTGACCAGCCACAGGGCAAGGGTCGGGCCGCGTTCGCAGGCTGCGCTCAAGGCGGTGTTGTCGTCGATGCGCAGGTCACTGCGCAGCCAGATCAGTTGCATGGTGCATTCATCTCTACAGGCCGGCGGCCATTGCCTTGAAGCACGCGCAATGCCGACTGTGGGGTATCGAACAGGAAGAGCTCGGGAAGGTCGAGGGCGTTCAGGTGGGCCTGATGCAGGGCGAGCGTGGCGCCGCCCAGCAGTTTTGGCCCCGGTATGCCTTGCAGCAGGCGCTGCAAGGCTTTGCTGTCGATGCGTGGCCCCAGGTGCAGCAGGAGGGCGCGCGGCTGCAGTGCGGCGATCGCCCGTTGCAGCTGTGGGCCGCCGACCGGCTGTTCCAGCACTTCGACAGGGATGCCATTGCTGCTCAGCAGCCAGGCGCATAGCCACAGCGCGGGGTCGAAGGCCTCCTCGCTGTCTTCGGCCAGCAGCACCGCTGGGCCTTGTAGCAGTTGGTTGTCGTGGTACACCCGGGCGCCGAGCTTGCTGCGCAGCCAGGTTTGGAAAAACACCTGTTCAAGCCGGGCATTGAAATAGTTGCGCCAGCGCAGCTCCAGGCTGTCGAGCAGGGGCAGCAGCAGTTGCTCGCACAGGGTGATGGCGGGGTACAGCGCCATGGCTTGGTTGAGTTGCTGGTCGAGTGCACGTTGCGAGAGGTTGGCGATGGCCTCGATCAACTGCGCCTGCCGGGCCTGCCAGTCGCTTTGCGGGGCGCTGCTGGTGGGTTTGTCGAGCAGCTCACGCACCTGGCCCACCGACGCGCCGCGCTGCAGCCAGGCCAGGATCGCTTCGACACGTTCGACCTGCTCGATGGAATACAACCGGTGCCCTTTAGCGGTGCGTTGCGGCTTGAGCAGGCCGTACCGACGTTCCCAGGCACGCAGGGTGACGGGGTTGACGCCGGTGCGGCGGGCGAGCTCGCCGATAGGCAGCAGGCTTTCAGACGGCATTACGAAGCCCCAGGCTCTCGGGGTGTGGTTGCAGGTAGGCTTGCTGCATCAGGTAAGGGTCGGGGTGTTTGCGCAGGTGATGCTTGAGCAAGGTCAGTGGCACGACCAGCGGCACCACGCCTTGTTGGTACTGGCTGATGAGGGTTTGCAATTCGGCCTTGTCCTGTGCGGTCAGGGCATCTTTGAAGTAGCCGCTCAGGTGCTGCAGCACGTTGCAGTGGGTGCCACGGCTGGCACAGCGACGTAGCGCTTGCATCAGCTCGCTGAAGTAACGTGGCCCGATCTCCTGTGGGTCGTCATCGCGGCTCATGGTGCCGAGCAGCCGCCCCAGCGTGCGGTAGGCTTGGGGGTTGTTGGCCATCAACAGGTACTTGTAGCGCGCATGAAAGCGCACCAGCGCGCCGCGGCTGAGGCCTTCGGCCAACAGCCGCTGCCAATCGGCATAGGCGTACACGCGGCTGATGAAGTTTTCGCGCAGCACAGCATCGTGCAGGCGGCCTTCCTCTTCCACCGGCAGGTCCGGACGCAGGCTGCAGAAGGCCTGGGCGTACACGCCGCGGCCGCCATGGAAGGCGGGGTGGCCGTTGTCCTGGTAGACCTTGACCCGCTCCAGGCCGCAGGAGGGCGACTTCTGCATGAAGATGTAGCCGCAGATATCATCGAGCTCGCCGGCCATCTGCTCGCCATAGGTGCGCAGCGGGCCGGTCAGGTCCATGCCGGGGTTGCGGGTGCCGACCACTTCGGGTTGCTCAGGGTTGCCGACCAGGCGGATAGGATCGCGTGGAATGCCGAGGCCGATAGCCACTTCTGGGCAAACGGGCACCCATTCGAAATGCGCTTCCAGTTGTGTGCGGCACAGATCAGAGGCCTTGTGCCCGCCGTTGTAGCGCACACTGTGGCCGGTCAGGCAGGCGCTGATCGCGATGCGAGGCTTGCTGTGGGCGGTGGCGGCTTGCATGGCTGTCTCCGGAAAACCTG from Pseudomonas kermanshahensis carries:
- the ispE gene encoding 4-(cytidine 5'-diphospho)-2-C-methyl-D-erythritol kinase, whose protein sequence is MNTLTLPAPAKLNLWLHIIGRRPDGYHELETVFQFLDHADELTFALREDGVIHLHTDIEAVPHDSNLIVRAARKLQAQSGTTLGADIWLTKVLPMGGGIGGGSSDAATTLLALAHLWQLGWDEDRLAALGLSLGADVPVFVRGHAAFAQGVGEQLTPVDPDEPWYVVLVPQVSVSTVEIFSHPQLTRDSLPLKMRPVPEGNSRNDCQRVVEQRYPEVRNALNSLGKFTEARLTGTGSCVFGAFPSKAEADKVLALLSATQTGFVAKGSNISMLHRKLQSLVKKSSA
- the lolB gene encoding lipoprotein insertase outer membrane protein LolB translates to MFLRHFITFTLIALLAGCAGFGSREALQGQGDPQQWRQHKAQLSTLDGWQINGKVGIRAPRDSGSGTLFWLQRQDYYDIRLAGPLGRGAARLTGRPGGVVLEVANQGRYEATSPEALLEEQLGWQLPVSHLVWWVRGLPAPDSKSKLTLDGDSRLASLDQDGWQVQYLSYTEQNGYWLPERLKLHGKDLDVTLVVKDWQPRQLGH
- a CDS encoding tetratricopeptide repeat protein; protein product: MNRPYALLLAFALLQGCQSLAPQKAEPPVAEAGTGEAEKTVVYGSFKQDTLYSLLVAELAGQRNRFDIALANYTDQAEKTQDPGVSERAYRIAEYLGADEPALDNALVWARNDPDNLDAQRAAAIQLARAGRYDDAMVYMEKVLQGQGDTHFDFLALSAAETDQSTRDGLLQSFERLLVKYPDNGQLVFGKALLLNQDGKTEEALELLEAHPPQDGEIAPVLLRARLLQALDRGKEALPLLRGAIRDNPDDKRLRLTYARTLVEQDRMADAKSEFISLVQQYPEDDELRYSLALVCLENKDWDEAEGYLQELIERDSNVDAAHLNLGRIREERHDPEAALREYALVGPGPDYLPAQLRQADILIANGRGSEASRLLAEAREAQPDVAVQLYLIESESYSNNNKDAQANQVLQQAIQRYPDDLNLLYTRAMLAEKRDDLPQMEKDLRAIIAREPENAMALNALGYTLADRTTRYAEAKALIDKAHQLTPDDPAVLDSLGWVAYRQGKLDEAEGYLRQALARFPDHEVAAHLGEVLWANGKRREARQVWAKAFEAQPDSPILRKTVLRLTGSETL
- the hemA gene encoding glutamyl-tRNA reductase, whose amino-acid sequence is MAFLALGINHKTASVDVRERVAFTPEQLVDALQQLCRLTASREAAILSTCNRSELYIEQDHLSADAVLHWLADYHRLSLDELRASAYIHEEHDAVRHMMRVASGLDSLVLGEPQILGQMKSAYAVAREAGTVGPLLGRLFQATFSAAKQVRTDTAIGENPVSVAFAAVSLARQIFSDLGRSQALLIGAGETITLVARHLHEQGVRRIVVANRTLERASTLAEQFGAHAVLLADIPQELANSDIVISSTASQLPILGKGAVESALKQRRHKPIFMVDIAVPRDIEPEVGELDDVYLYTVDDLHDVVAENLKSRQGAAQAAEELVSVGAEDFMVRLRELAAVDVLKAYRQQSERLRDEELQKAQRLLANGGNPEDVLAQLARGLTNKLLHAPSVQLKKLSAEGRLDALAMAQELFALNEGSTDKSSQ
- the prfA gene encoding peptide chain release factor 1, whose amino-acid sequence is MKASLLNKLDIIQDRFEELTALLGDAEVISDQTRFRAYSREYAEVEPVYAAYQAWRKVQDDLEGAQALLKDSDPDMREMAVEEVREAKEQLLTLEAQLQRMLLPKDPNDGRNVFLEIRAGTGGDEAAIFSGDLFRMYSRYAEKRGWRLEILSENEGEHGGYKEIIARVEGESVYGKLKFESGAHRVQRVPETESQGRIHTSACTVAVLPEPDEQAAIEINPADLRVDTYRASGAGGQHINKTDSAVRITHLPTGMVVECQEERSQHKNRARAMSWLSAKLNDMQTSAAQNAIASERKLLVGSGDRSERIRTYNYPQGRVTDHRINLTLYSLDDILAGGVDAVIEPLLAEYQADQLAALGD
- the prmC gene encoding peptide chain release factor N(5)-glutamine methyltransferase, encoding MTIIASLLRNAQLPESPTERLDAELLLAAAIGKSRSYLHTWPERIVSSEAADTYAGYLQRRRSGEPVAYILGQQGFWNIDLEVAPHTLIPRPDTELLVETALELQPATPAKVLDLGTGTGAIALALAGDRPAWQVTAVDRVEEAVALAERNRQRLGLANVQVRVSHWFDGLGDARFDLIVSNPPYIASEDPHLVAGDVRFEPSSALVAGTDGLDDLRVIAAQAPRHLLPGGWLLLEHGYDQAAAVRALLAEHGFSEVASRTDLGRHERITLGRLPC
- a CDS encoding molybdopterin-synthase adenylyltransferase MoeB — translated: MLTDQELLRYSRQVLLAQIDIDGQLRLKQSKALIVGLGGLGSPVALYLAAAGVGELHLADFDTVDLTNLQRQVIHDSASVGMSKVDSALQRLEAINPEISLVAHRQALDEDSLAAAVAAVDLVLDCSDNFSTREAVNAACVAAGKPLVSGAAIRLEGQLSVFDPRRDYSPCYHCLYGHGSEAELTCSEAGVIGPLVGLVGSLQALEAMKLLAGFGEPLVGRLLLIDALGTRIRELRVKRDPACAVCGKRDG
- the murI gene encoding glutamate racemase — its product is MAERSAPIGVMDSGVGGLSVLAEIQRLLPNESLLYVADCGHVPYGEKSADYIRQRCRRIAEFFQQQGAKAFVLACNTATVAAVADLRELYPQWPLVGMEPAVKPAAAATRSGVVGVLATTGTLQSAKFAALLDRFASDVRVVTQPCPGLVERIETGDLSSPALRQLLLGYVQPLLAAGCDTLILGCTHYPFLRPLLADMVPADVAIIDTGAAVARQLQRLLGASDLLAEGPAVGTRFWTSADPQSLRKILPLLWQKSDSVQRFTL